The following proteins are encoded in a genomic region of Aquella oligotrophica:
- a CDS encoding ABC transporter ATP-binding protein, with the protein MAILELKNIIKQFGDTTVVNDVSLSIEQGEFFTLLGPSGCGKTTLLRMIAGFESPDSGEILLDGKNINALPPEKRPLHTVFQSYALFPHMTVQENIAFPLKMAKWNKDKIIPQVAELMEDVQLEKFADRYPHELSGGQRQRVAIARALVDRPKLLLLDEPLSALDARLREHMHVELVKLQEETGVTFIYVTHDQSEALALSSRIAVMNHGNVEQLGTPRDIYSRPKTYYVADFIGKCNLLKAKVTEIEPDTLRIRIADSFELSLPNETGITKVGQEGWFAIRPEKIKANWDPRSEDGIANFKAVVKGYYYYGDGTLYEFTLENGTVLQCMLANSRPHQAAFFQDNDEVYISINPLAGNFLVK; encoded by the coding sequence ATGGCTATTTTGGAATTGAAAAATATTATTAAACAGTTTGGTGATACAACTGTGGTTAATGATGTTAGCTTGAGTATAGAGCAGGGCGAATTTTTTACCTTACTCGGACCGTCAGGGTGTGGTAAAACAACGTTATTAAGAATGATTGCTGGGTTTGAAAGTCCTGATTCAGGGGAGATCCTGCTTGATGGTAAAAATATAAATGCACTACCACCAGAAAAAAGACCATTACATACAGTATTTCAAAGCTATGCTCTCTTTCCTCATATGACGGTACAAGAAAATATTGCATTTCCCTTAAAGATGGCAAAATGGAATAAAGACAAGATAATTCCTCAAGTAGCTGAATTGATGGAAGATGTTCAGCTGGAAAAATTTGCTGATCGTTACCCGCATGAATTATCTGGTGGGCAACGCCAACGGGTAGCAATTGCTAGGGCATTGGTGGATAGACCTAAATTATTACTTCTGGATGAACCCTTATCCGCATTAGATGCTAGATTACGTGAACATATGCATGTTGAATTGGTCAAACTTCAGGAAGAGACCGGGGTTACTTTCATTTATGTTACCCATGACCAAAGTGAAGCATTAGCGCTATCTAGTCGGATTGCGGTCATGAATCATGGTAATGTTGAACAACTTGGAACGCCAAGAGATATTTATTCTCGCCCCAAAACCTATTATGTCGCTGATTTTATTGGTAAATGTAATTTATTGAAAGCCAAAGTTACCGAAATTGAACCGGATACACTTAGAATCAGGATTGCGGATAGTTTTGAATTATCGCTTCCAAATGAAACTGGTATTACAAAAGTTGGGCAGGAAGGGTGGTTTGCCATCCGTCCAGAAAAAATCAAGGCTAACTGGGATCCTCGCAGTGAAGATGGTATTGCCAATTTTAAGGCAGTAGTCAAAGGTTACTATTATTATGGCGACGGCACCCTTTATGAGTTTACGCTGGAAAATGGTACTGTTTTACAATGTATGTTGGCTAATAGCCGACCACATCAGGCTGCATTCTTTCAGGATAATGATGAGGTATATATTTCAATCAATCCACTAGCTGGTAATTTTTTGGTGAAATAG
- a CDS encoding ABC transporter permease, which yields MIHMNNAGKEKWVLSLPPVIYLVGLFLIPTILMIFIAFREPGDYGGVAPLITHNNGSTSLNLTLDGFRYAFSSSFIWKLFLRSMLYSILTTFCCLLIGYPLALLIAKSAKKYRDLLLLLVIIPFWSNFLIRVYAWMILLGPNSAISNVVNSIRHLFGLEPLDLLFSSAAVIICLVYINLPFMILPLYANLEKHDYALIEASRDLGANKSRSFWQITVPLSMPGILAGCGLVFIPCIGMFVIPELVGNNCSMMIGNLIKQQFLQTMNWPLGSVTSIVMTLLVLSISLFVGFLASRSGGLKYARK from the coding sequence ATGATACATATGAATAATGCGGGTAAAGAGAAGTGGGTCTTATCCTTGCCTCCAGTGATTTATCTGGTTGGATTATTTTTAATTCCAACGATACTAATGATATTTATCGCTTTTCGGGAACCGGGTGATTACGGCGGAGTTGCTCCCCTTATTACTCATAATAATGGAAGCACCTCACTTAATCTGACCTTGGATGGGTTTCGTTATGCCTTTAGTAGTAGTTTTATCTGGAAACTATTTTTAAGGTCAATGCTATATTCAATCTTGACCACTTTCTGCTGTCTTTTGATTGGATATCCACTAGCTTTATTGATTGCTAAAAGTGCAAAAAAATATCGTGACTTATTATTGTTATTGGTGATTATTCCATTTTGGAGTAATTTTCTGATTCGTGTCTATGCCTGGATGATACTTTTAGGTCCAAATTCGGCGATAAGTAATGTTGTAAATAGTATTCGCCACTTATTTGGATTAGAGCCGCTTGATCTACTATTTTCTTCAGCAGCAGTGATTATTTGTCTCGTTTACATTAACTTACCATTTATGATCTTACCGCTTTATGCTAATTTGGAAAAACATGATTATGCCCTGATTGAGGCTAGCCGTGATTTGGGTGCGAATAAATCTCGTTCTTTCTGGCAAATAACAGTACCCCTGAGTATGCCTGGTATTTTAGCTGGTTGCGGTCTGGTTTTCATTCCGTGTATTGGAATGTTCGTTATTCCTGAACTAGTTGGAAATAACTGTTCAATGATGATAGGAAATCTTATTAAGCAGCAATTTTTACAGACAATGAATTGGCCTCTAGGTAGTGTAACTTCAATTGTCATGACATTGCTTGTTTTAAGTATTTCACTATTTGTTGGTTTTTTGGCGAGCCGTAGTGGAGGTTTGAAATATGCAAGGAAGTAA
- a CDS encoding ABC transporter permease has protein sequence MQGSNKISKSLRVTGTLVYLFLYLPLIVLIVYSFNDSRVNVGWVGFTLKWYKVLFADKQLINAAINSLIIALIASTVSVILGTLAGVALHKYKVPLLSTLVMIPVAAPELLVGVSLLLFFILINFTLGMASITLAHIAFCVSFVTIAVKTRMHGMDNSLLDAARDLGASPVKSFFLILIPTILPGVIAGWLMAFTLSIDDFVITFFTAGVGSSTLPLAIYSMLKMGVTPEVNAASTIIILVTLVLTSVATKLSPQLFK, from the coding sequence ATGCAAGGAAGTAATAAAATTTCAAAAAGCTTGCGTGTTACGGGTACATTGGTATATTTATTTTTATACTTACCTTTAATTGTACTAATTGTTTATTCTTTTAATGATTCACGGGTTAATGTAGGTTGGGTCGGGTTTACCCTAAAGTGGTATAAAGTCCTTTTTGCTGACAAACAGTTAATAAATGCTGCGATTAATTCATTAATAATTGCCTTGATTGCAAGTACTGTTTCGGTGATTCTTGGTACTTTGGCAGGCGTGGCATTACATAAGTATAAAGTTCCGTTGCTTTCAACGTTAGTGATGATTCCTGTTGCCGCTCCTGAGCTTCTGGTTGGTGTTTCACTTCTGTTATTTTTTATTTTAATAAACTTTACTTTAGGTATGGCATCAATTACGCTGGCACATATTGCTTTTTGTGTTTCGTTTGTAACCATAGCAGTCAAAACACGTATGCATGGCATGGATAATAGTCTTCTTGATGCAGCCCGTGATTTGGGTGCTAGCCCGGTTAAATCATTTTTCCTGATTCTTATCCCGACAATTTTACCGGGGGTAATAGCAGGCTGGCTAATGGCATTTACATTATCTATCGATGATTTTGTGATAACTTTCTTTACTGCTGGTGTAGGTTCAAGTACTTTACCCTTAGCCATTTATTCAATGTTAAAAATGGGGGTTACTCCAGAAGTAAATGCGGCATCTACCATAATTATTCTGGTTACATTGGTGTTAACTTCTGTTGCAACCAAACTTTCTCCTCAACTATTTAAATAA
- a CDS encoding ABC transporter substrate-binding protein, whose protein sequence is MKKIFKYFLGLLIISRVAFATETVNLYIGSNYIADSTVNRFEKTYSCTLNQNFFNDNEEMLAKIAAGANGYSVIVATSYAVEELAHMGKIKPLDKTRLPNLKYIDKQFLNPPYDPDNKYSVPYAYTPVFLAYNKDKMTELGITPDSWAVIFDPKYLVKLKGHVTVFDSARNVLAAALLYLGKDPNTTNWKDLQSAREVIDRASPYWARYDSDSYYRGILRGDVWIAMSYSIDIFKTIEDAKASHSKIKIEAVLQKEGNMYELDNMVIPVFNNNDKLAYDFMNTALDPQSAYELSSMTGSSVPNPTAIAKLDKNVTNIDWIYPKNMKKMYVFKAYDPKTRIMVNEMWTEMKMSGNCGVF, encoded by the coding sequence GTGAAAAAGATTTTTAAATATTTTCTAGGGCTTCTCATTATTAGTCGAGTTGCTTTTGCCACTGAAACAGTTAATTTATATATTGGCTCAAATTATATTGCCGATAGTACAGTTAACCGTTTTGAGAAAACTTATAGCTGCACGCTTAATCAGAATTTTTTCAATGATAATGAAGAAATGCTTGCCAAAATTGCTGCTGGTGCCAATGGCTATAGTGTTATTGTTGCTACTAGTTATGCGGTAGAAGAATTAGCACATATGGGTAAAATAAAACCGCTAGATAAAACGAGACTACCAAACCTGAAGTATATTGACAAGCAGTTTTTGAATCCACCGTACGATCCGGACAATAAATATTCTGTTCCTTATGCCTATACTCCAGTTTTTCTTGCTTATAATAAGGATAAAATGACTGAGTTGGGTATTACTCCCGATAGTTGGGCAGTTATTTTTGATCCGAAATATCTCGTAAAACTTAAAGGACATGTGACTGTTTTTGATTCAGCACGAAATGTTCTTGCTGCTGCTTTACTTTATCTTGGCAAAGATCCAAATACAACCAATTGGAAAGATTTACAAAGTGCGCGTGAGGTAATTGATAGAGCATCACCTTATTGGGCTCGTTACGATAGCGATAGTTATTATCGTGGCATTTTGCGTGGTGATGTCTGGATTGCAATGAGCTATTCAATAGATATCTTTAAAACTATAGAGGATGCTAAAGCCTCACACTCAAAGATCAAAATAGAGGCAGTGTTGCAAAAAGAGGGAAATATGTATGAGTTGGATAATATGGTAATTCCAGTTTTCAATAATAATGATAAACTGGCATACGATTTTATGAATACAGCCCTTGACCCACAAAGTGCCTATGAGCTATCCTCAATGACTGGGTCAAGTGTACCCAATCCTACTGCGATTGCCAAACTAGATAAAAATGTTACCAATATTGACTGGATTTATCCGAAAAACATGAAGAAAATGTATGTTTTTAAAGCGTATGATCCCAAAACCAGAATTATGGTAAATGAGATGTGGACAGAAATGAAAATGAGTGGCAACTGCGGGGTATTCTAG
- a CDS encoding ABC transporter substrate-binding protein, which yields MKSWCGIIYLLLMSSYNSAFAENVINLYTTSNYIADSTVSNFEKRCKCKLFLNYFSDPQEMSAKLVAGASGYDVIIGTGYALQDINNAGKLAQLDLNKIHNLANIESKFMHQPFDPKNSFSIPYAYTPVFLAYNKTVLDKLGIVPDSWAVIFDEKYLKQLRGKVTVFDSQRNVFAAALLYLGKDPNSTNLKDLESARKLIERASHYWARYDSTIYYRSLLDGEIWVAMSYSNDLYNTLQDTKKIKLNYTFAGMLQKEGNMVELDNVVITANTKNIDLDYLFIDTVLEAKSAIALSNETGASVPNWQALASLPSDIVSNTWIYPQQNNLIFGFTAYPPKIRVMANEMWTELKMECHY from the coding sequence ATGAAATCATGGTGTGGTATTATTTACTTGCTCCTGATGTCTTCATATAATTCCGCCTTTGCTGAAAATGTGATTAATCTTTATACTACTTCAAATTATATTGCTGATAGTACTGTTAGCAATTTTGAAAAACGCTGCAAATGCAAACTATTTTTGAATTATTTTAGTGACCCACAGGAGATGTCAGCAAAGCTTGTAGCTGGTGCTAGTGGTTATGATGTTATTATTGGAACTGGTTACGCGCTTCAGGATATCAATAATGCTGGCAAACTTGCCCAACTTGATTTAAATAAAATTCATAATTTGGCTAATATTGAATCAAAATTCATGCATCAGCCTTTTGATCCTAAAAATTCATTTTCAATTCCATATGCCTATACTCCAGTTTTTCTTGCTTATAATAAGACGGTTCTCGATAAATTAGGGATTGTTCCTGATAGTTGGGCAGTTATCTTTGACGAAAAATATTTGAAACAATTACGAGGAAAAGTTACAGTTTTTGATTCGCAACGTAATGTTTTTGCAGCGGCATTGCTGTATCTTGGTAAGGATCCAAATTCAACTAATCTAAAGGACTTGGAAAGTGCCCGTAAATTGATTGAGCGAGCCTCGCACTATTGGGCTCGTTATGATAGTACAATTTATTATCGCTCTCTTTTGGATGGTGAAATCTGGGTTGCTATGAGTTATTCAAATGATTTATATAATACTCTTCAGGATACTAAAAAGATTAAGTTGAACTATACTTTTGCGGGGATGCTACAAAAAGAGGGGAATATGGTTGAGCTAGATAATGTTGTAATTACTGCAAATACTAAAAATATTGATCTCGATTATCTATTTATCGATACGGTTTTGGAAGCCAAAAGTGCTATTGCCTTGAGTAATGAAACAGGTGCTAGCGTACCAAATTGGCAGGCTTTAGCTTCTTTACCTAGCGATATCGTAAGTAATACTTGGATTTATCCGCAACAGAATAATCTAATCTTTGGCTTTACAGCATACCCACCAAAGATTCGCGTTATGGCAAATGAAATGTGGACCGAATTAAAAATGGAGTGTCATTATTAA
- a CDS encoding YhjD/YihY/BrkB family envelope integrity protein has protein sequence MCTHSLAYTFLLAFIPFSIATASISDWLPFSNSLVDEVQTYFFSRFLPQSGTDIYDLFKLSFKHSTRLSIVGVISLLVTTYGMMFAIEQHIHQMWHLKRQRKILQTLFIFSCFFILGPIITYSIAYIYRFISAKLDIPVEIQYIISECLSVLITTSSFYCCL, from the coding sequence ATTTGTACCCATAGTCTTGCCTATACATTTCTGTTGGCCTTCATCCCATTTTCAATTGCAACTGCAAGTATCAGTGATTGGCTGCCATTTTCAAACAGTTTAGTAGATGAAGTCCAAACTTATTTTTTCTCTCGCTTTCTACCACAGTCTGGTACAGATATTTATGATCTGTTTAAACTTTCTTTCAAGCATTCGACAAGGTTATCAATTGTTGGTGTTATTTCTCTACTGGTAACTACTTATGGCATGATGTTTGCAATTGAACAGCATATTCATCAAATGTGGCACTTAAAACGACAAAGAAAAATTTTACAGACATTATTTATTTTTAGCTGTTTTTTTATTTTGGGTCCGATTATTACTTATTCAATTGCGTATATTTATCGGTTTATATCAGCCAAATTAGATATTCCAGTAGAAATACAGTATATAATATCAGAGTGCTTATCAGTTCTAATTACGACCTCATCTTTTTATTGCTGTTTATAA
- a CDS encoding YhjD/YihY/BrkB family envelope integrity protein, giving the protein MSGVIAAGLFSLLRWVFVISMMNLKEEYSLLYGSLVTLPIFLLWIYLNSFIFLYCAQIILCSGKKKR; this is encoded by the coding sequence ATCTCAGGTGTAATAGCAGCAGGGCTCTTTTCACTTTTACGTTGGGTATTTGTGATTTCAATGATGAATTTAAAAGAGGAATATTCCCTTTTATATGGTTCATTAGTAACACTACCAATATTTCTGCTTTGGATTTATCTAAATTCCTTTATTTTTCTTTATTGTGCACAAATTATTTTATGTAGCGGAAAAAAGAAAAGATAG
- the purD gene encoding phosphoribosylamine--glycine ligase, with protein MQNQDSKKVNKILIIGKGGREHALAWKFASDDPKTEIFVAEGNAGCELVPNVSNIALTEIEDLVGFAMQNKIDLTVVGSEELLVKGIVDKFEANNLKIFGPNKQAAMLEGSKAYAKDFMTKYGVKTAKYQNFTDYAAALKYLKQVTFPVVIKASGLAAGKGVIIAHNNDEAETALADMLLGMVFGDSGSEVVIEEFLEGVEASILSFTDSRVIIPLISAKDHKKIGDGETGLNTGGMGVIAPNPYVTDQINQEFVRDILEPTLHGLKMEKMDFAGVIFFGVMITKNGVYLLEYNMRMGDPETQAVLPLMKNQLFPVINRAIDRKLDSVTLEWDSGATCCVVIASGGYPEKHHNGYAITGLEKFDLADSYLFAAGVSKKHDDFVTAGGRVLNVVAKGSTLDEARNKAYKAINSVSFKDMYYRSDIGKIS; from the coding sequence ATGCAAAATCAAGATAGCAAAAAAGTAAATAAGATATTAATTATTGGTAAAGGTGGACGGGAGCATGCGCTAGCTTGGAAGTTTGCATCTGATGATCCTAAAACCGAGATATTTGTTGCAGAAGGCAATGCAGGCTGTGAATTAGTGCCAAATGTTAGTAATATTGCTTTAACTGAAATTGAAGATTTGGTTGGCTTTGCTATGCAAAATAAGATAGATCTTACAGTAGTGGGAAGTGAAGAACTTTTAGTTAAAGGTATTGTTGATAAATTTGAAGCTAATAACTTGAAGATCTTTGGACCCAATAAGCAGGCTGCAATGCTTGAAGGTAGTAAGGCTTATGCCAAAGATTTTATGACAAAATATGGTGTAAAAACAGCAAAATATCAAAATTTTACTGATTATGCTGCCGCGCTTAAATATCTGAAACAAGTTACATTTCCGGTGGTAATCAAGGCTAGTGGTCTTGCTGCTGGAAAAGGTGTAATTATAGCCCATAATAATGATGAAGCAGAAACCGCATTGGCTGATATGTTATTAGGTATGGTGTTTGGCGACTCAGGGTCGGAAGTGGTTATTGAGGAATTTCTTGAAGGTGTAGAAGCCTCCATCCTCTCTTTTACGGATAGTAGAGTAATTATTCCGTTAATAAGTGCCAAAGATCATAAAAAGATTGGAGATGGTGAAACTGGTCTAAATACTGGAGGTATGGGAGTTATTGCACCTAATCCATACGTAACAGATCAAATTAATCAGGAGTTTGTTAGAGATATCCTTGAACCAACTTTACATGGTCTTAAGATGGAAAAGATGGATTTTGCCGGAGTAATCTTTTTTGGTGTGATGATTACTAAAAATGGTGTTTACCTTCTTGAATATAATATGCGGATGGGCGACCCAGAAACTCAAGCCGTACTACCTTTGATGAAGAATCAGCTATTTCCAGTGATAAATAGAGCCATTGATCGTAAACTTGATTCGGTTACTCTTGAATGGGATAGTGGAGCAACTTGCTGTGTAGTAATAGCTTCAGGTGGTTATCCCGAAAAACATCATAATGGCTATGCGATAACTGGGCTAGAAAAGTTTGATTTGGCAGATAGCTATCTTTTTGCTGCTGGAGTGAGCAAAAAACATGATGATTTTGTTACTGCTGGTGGGCGTGTGTTAAACGTTGTAGCTAAAGGAAGTACTCTTGATGAAGCTAGAAATAAAGCATATAAAGCAATAAATTCAGTAAGTTTTAAAGACATGTATTATCGCAGTGATATTGGTAAAATCAGCTAA
- the ppk2 gene encoding polyphosphate kinase 2 yields MAKKTPMTKSTQTRKNSEITKKINTRVRATKSGDVTPTSSTGAIESYQITSASIAADGLHNEAIKDAIDKMNGKVTDQGVNSIKSILGGLSPDEIEALKKSLFTEESSNHIKANPDDILNKNWRNGGYPYLNLMSRKNYEKQKYRLQVELLKLQAWVKETGQKVVILFEGRDAAGKGGTIKRFMEHLNPRGARVVALEKPSEIEKGQWYFQRYVQHLPTRGEIVLFDRSWYNRAGVERVMDFCSEDEYQEFMRQTPEFERMLARSGIFLIKFWFSVSQEEQRRRFKERKVHPLKQWKLSPVDVASLDKWENYTKAKEAMFFATDTADAPWTVVKSDCKKRARLNALRYILNKLPYKGKDPERIGQIDPLIVGRAQTVFEQGENVIV; encoded by the coding sequence ATGGCAAAGAAAACGCCCATGACTAAGAGCACCCAAACCAGAAAAAATTCCGAAATAACAAAAAAAATTAATACTAGAGTAAGAGCAACTAAAAGTGGAGATGTTACTCCTACTTCATCAACTGGAGCAATAGAATCATACCAAATCACCAGCGCCTCAATTGCTGCAGACGGCTTACATAACGAAGCAATAAAAGATGCCATTGACAAAATGAATGGTAAAGTTACAGATCAGGGAGTAAATTCAATAAAAAGTATTCTGGGTGGGTTATCCCCTGATGAGATTGAAGCATTAAAAAAATCTTTGTTCACTGAAGAATCATCAAATCATATAAAAGCGAATCCTGATGATATTTTAAATAAAAACTGGCGTAATGGTGGTTATCCATACCTAAACCTGATGTCACGTAAAAACTATGAAAAACAAAAGTATCGGCTTCAAGTTGAGTTACTAAAATTACAGGCGTGGGTAAAAGAAACTGGACAAAAAGTCGTAATCCTTTTTGAGGGTCGTGATGCCGCTGGTAAAGGTGGTACAATCAAACGCTTTATGGAGCATTTAAACCCACGCGGCGCACGTGTTGTAGCACTAGAAAAACCATCGGAGATCGAAAAAGGACAGTGGTATTTTCAGCGTTATGTACAACACTTGCCAACCAGAGGTGAAATTGTATTATTTGACCGTTCATGGTATAACCGGGCTGGAGTTGAACGTGTAATGGATTTCTGTAGCGAAGATGAGTATCAAGAATTTATGCGTCAGACTCCTGAATTTGAACGGATGCTTGCAAGAAGTGGAATTTTCTTGATTAAGTTCTGGTTCTCAGTAAGTCAGGAGGAGCAACGACGCAGATTTAAAGAACGTAAAGTTCATCCTTTAAAACAGTGGAAGTTATCTCCAGTTGATGTTGCTTCACTTGATAAATGGGAGAATTATACCAAAGCTAAAGAAGCAATGTTTTTTGCAACTGATACTGCTGATGCACCTTGGACAGTAGTTAAATCAGATTGTAAGAAACGTGCCCGCCTTAATGCACTTCGTTATATATTAAATAAATTACCATATAAAGGAAAAGATCCGGAACGCATTGGACAAATTGATCCACTAATCGTCGGACGCGCACAGACTGTCTTTGAACAGGGTGAAAACGTTATTGTATAA
- a CDS encoding RNA recognition motif domain-containing protein has protein sequence MSNTKLFVAGLDWSIDTNELKQIFGQYGTVIYGKVVTDENKRSRGFGFVEMSSHEEAQACLNNLNSSVQKKRQIVVKWKEDKPAGQA, from the coding sequence ATGAGTAATACGAAATTATTTGTAGCTGGTTTAGATTGGTCTATAGATACCAATGAGTTAAAACAGATTTTTGGTCAGTATGGTACTGTTATTTACGGTAAAGTTGTAACTGATGAAAATAAACGTAGTCGTGGTTTTGGCTTTGTAGAGATGTCAAGTCATGAAGAAGCTCAGGCATGCTTAAACAACCTGAATTCTAGCGTACAAAAAAAACGTCAAATTGTTGTAAAATGGAAAGAAGATAAGCCTGCTGGTCAAGCATAA
- the aspS gene encoding aspartate--tRNA ligase has protein sequence MQRTNYCGFITEAYLNQDVTIKGWVHRRRDLGGLIFIDLRDREGLVQVVAEPDASCFNIANELKHEYVVEISGNVRSRPNPNNELNTGKIEIVATTIKILNTAKPTPILVDDNNVSEVNRLTHRIIDLRSQKMQHNIRLRAKLTYSIRKFYDENGFLDIETPFLTLSTPGGARDFLVPSRMNKGKFYALPQSPQVFKQLFMVSGFDRYYQIVRCFRDEELRADRQPEFTQVDIETSFLSEEEIREINEKMIIQVFKEVMNVDLPKLPVMTYADAMYYYGVDKPDLRLEDFKFIDLTAQLKDCGFKVFNDAAKRGDGRIVALKLPASVTLSRKEIDELTQFVAKYGAKGLAYIKVNDVSKLSEEGLQSPIVKFLSADDLKTIIETTGASSGEILLFGADKAKVVNESMGALRLKLGHEKGLAKGEWKPLWVIDFPMFEYDEGVGKYMPAHHAFTAPKDEHVELLTTEPEKCLAKAYDMVLNGWEIGGGSVRIHNAEVQTKVFKAMNLTDEEARQKFGYLLDNLQFGAPPHGGIAFGLDRIATIMCKADSIRDVIALPKTTTGQCLLTNAPNTVEEGQLQEAGIALLAN, from the coding sequence ATGCAGCGTACAAACTACTGTGGCTTTATTACAGAAGCTTATTTGAATCAGGATGTTACCATTAAGGGCTGGGTTCATCGCCGTCGCGATTTGGGTGGGTTAATCTTCATTGACTTGCGTGATCGTGAAGGTCTGGTTCAAGTTGTTGCCGAGCCAGATGCAAGCTGTTTTAATATTGCTAATGAGCTAAAACACGAATATGTGGTAGAAATTAGCGGTAATGTAAGATCCCGTCCGAATCCGAATAATGAGCTAAATACTGGAAAGATTGAAATTGTTGCTACTACGATAAAAATCCTCAATACTGCAAAACCAACTCCAATTCTAGTTGATGATAATAATGTTAGTGAAGTGAATCGGCTTACACATCGGATTATTGATTTGCGTAGTCAGAAAATGCAGCATAATATTCGTTTAAGAGCCAAATTAACTTATTCTATTCGTAAATTTTATGATGAAAATGGATTTTTAGATATTGAAACACCTTTCTTAACCTTGTCAACTCCTGGTGGTGCGCGTGATTTCCTAGTTCCTTCACGGATGAATAAGGGTAAATTTTATGCATTGCCGCAATCACCACAAGTTTTTAAACAGCTTTTTATGGTCTCAGGCTTTGATCGTTACTATCAGATCGTGCGCTGTTTTCGTGACGAAGAATTACGCGCTGACCGTCAACCAGAATTTACCCAAGTCGATATTGAGACTTCATTCCTATCTGAAGAAGAAATTCGTGAAATAAATGAAAAAATGATTATTCAGGTCTTTAAAGAAGTTATGAATGTTGATTTACCGAAGCTACCGGTAATGACTTATGCTGATGCGATGTATTATTATGGTGTTGACAAGCCTGATTTGCGATTAGAAGATTTTAAATTTATTGATTTAACCGCACAATTAAAAGATTGTGGTTTCAAGGTATTTAATGACGCAGCTAAACGTGGGGATGGACGAATCGTTGCCTTGAAGTTACCAGCTTCAGTGACATTGTCACGTAAAGAAATTGATGAATTAACTCAATTTGTAGCTAAATATGGAGCTAAAGGACTAGCTTATATTAAGGTAAATGATGTAAGTAAATTGAGTGAAGAAGGCTTACAGTCGCCGATAGTTAAGTTTTTATCAGCTGATGATTTAAAAACAATAATTGAAACGACAGGAGCTTCTAGTGGCGAAATATTATTATTTGGTGCGGATAAGGCTAAGGTAGTCAATGAATCAATGGGAGCGCTTCGTCTAAAACTTGGGCATGAAAAAGGCTTGGCTAAAGGCGAATGGAAGCCATTATGGGTAATTGATTTCCCAATGTTTGAATATGATGAGGGAGTAGGCAAGTATATGCCTGCGCATCACGCTTTTACAGCACCAAAAGATGAGCATGTTGAACTGCTAACTACCGAACCAGAAAAATGCTTGGCAAAAGCTTATGATATGGTATTAAATGGCTGGGAAATTGGCGGTGGTTCAGTACGGATACATAATGCAGAAGTTCAGACAAAAGTATTTAAAGCAATGAATCTTACTGATGAAGAGGCTAGACAAAAATTTGGGTATCTGCTTGATAATCTTCAGTTTGGTGCTCCACCTCATGGTGGAATAGCATTTGGGCTAGATCGCATTGCGACCATAATGTGTAAAGCTGACTCTATTCGAGATGTAATTGCATTACCTAAGACAACAACTGGTCAATGTTTATTAACTAATGCACCAAATACTGTTGAAGAAGGACAATTGCAGGAAGCTGGAATTGCGCTACTGGCTAACTAG